In bacterium, the genomic stretch GGAATAAATCCCTTTTTGATAAGGTCCTCTGCTGCCATAAATGCCTTTGAAGTGTAGGTAGAATCGAGTATTATCCCCTCGCGGGCAGCGAAATCGCAAATGAACCTCACATGCTCGTAGGTAATCACTCCATACCCCGGCTGCCAGTAATCGTCGAACAACAAAATTTCCTCAGCATTAAGCTCGAGTTCAGGAAAATATTTAGACTTTATGCCAAGAGCGACATCCTTAATATGTTCTTTTAGTTCTTTAGTGTCAGGTCCGGCAGATATACCGACAATTTTGACATCAAAACCAACATTCTTAAATCCTGTCCATAAGCCAGCATATGTCCCACCACTTCCTGAACCTATGACAATAAAGTCGGGATAGAAGTTTTCCGCATTAAATTGTGCGTAAACCTCATGGGCAGCGTGAAAATATCCCATCGCGCCCAATGGATTGGATGCGCCCTCCGGAATAATATATGGCTTCCTTCCACGCTTCCTGTATTCCTCGGCTAATTGTGCCATAAGTTT encodes the following:
- a CDS encoding D-cysteine desulfhydrase family protein — its product is MEPKRISLALLPTPLSRLERTSKLWGVDVWVKRDDLTGAVETGNKVRKLEFVMAEALEQGADMVITCGGEQSNHCRATAAVARKLGLDVVLMLRRTGEGPTGNWLLDMILGAEFVWVTPEEYKQRDKLMAQLAEEYRKRGRKPYIIPEGASNPLGAMGYFHAAHEVYAQFNAENFYPDFIVIGSGSGGTYAGLWTGFKNVGFDVKIVGISAGPDTKELKEHIKDVALGIKSKYFPELELNAEEILLFDDYWQPGYGVITYEHVRFICDFAAREGIILDSTYTSKAFMAAEDLIKKGFIPKGSRVLLWHTGGVFGLFSKGQLFREHYFSGERTK